In Hydrogenobacter hydrogenophilus, the following proteins share a genomic window:
- a CDS encoding NifU family protein, whose product MAMPTREEVEAVLDEIRPALRFDGGDVELVDVLEDGTVLVRMMGACSGCGMSVLTLKAGIERALKNKFPEIKEVKDVNMDIPTTFGF is encoded by the coding sequence ATGGCTATGCCTACAAGAGAGGAAGTAGAAGCGGTTCTTGATGAGATAAGACCTGCTCTTAGGTTTGACGGTGGAGATGTGGAGCTTGTAGATGTGTTGGAAGATGGCACTGTTTTAGTGCGTATGATGGGTGCGTGTTCTGGTTGTGGTATGTCCGTACTTACACTAAAGGCTGGTATAGAAAGAGCCTTAAAGAACAAGTTCCCAGAGATAAAGGAAGTCAAGGATGTGAATATGGACATACCCACCACCTTTGGCTTCTAA
- the rimM gene encoding ribosome maturation factor RimM (Essential for efficient processing of 16S rRNA), whose translation MDEKSQFVVIGKIVDTYGLKGYIKVEPYLEPKHWKKLKVVFLKKKGGDYLPFTLEDVKRHGRYVLVKFSNCEDVESARRYVSAKVFLPTHQLPKTGKEEYYYFELEGMEVYTQSGKFLGKITGILETQPYNLLELDEGRGYIPFTQAMVKKVDKENKKIEVSDLLSELY comes from the coding sequence ATGGATGAGAAAAGTCAGTTTGTTGTGATAGGTAAAATTGTGGATACTTACGGACTTAAGGGATACATAAAGGTGGAACCTTACCTTGAGCCAAAGCATTGGAAAAAATTAAAGGTTGTGTTTCTCAAAAAGAAAGGCGGTGATTACTTACCTTTTACATTAGAAGATGTTAAAAGGCACGGAAGGTATGTACTGGTTAAGTTCTCTAACTGTGAAGATGTGGAATCTGCTCGCAGGTATGTATCCGCTAAGGTCTTTCTACCTACCCATCAACTTCCAAAGACGGGAAAGGAAGAGTACTATTACTTTGAGCTGGAGGGTATGGAGGTCTACACGCAGAGCGGAAAGTTTTTAGGTAAGATCACGGGGATTTTGGAAACACAGCCTTACAACCTTCTTGAGCTTGATGAGGGCAGGGGATACATACCCTTTACTCAAGCCATGGTAAAAAAGGTGGACAAAGAAAATAAAAAAATAGAAGTGTCTGATCTTCTATCCGAGCTTTATTGA
- the cas6 gene encoding CRISPR-associated endoribonuclease Cas6 — protein MRFLVKLKTVDNEPAKISLDYRSRFISLLKRVFGTEEFSKDHPRPYTFAVYLGKEVKLEGDAFEGVKTINFRFSTGNSITAVKFYNGILKLKKKNYKHSIGSGKFSIEWIKEEKERPIGEVFKVLSPVVVERMGYKNPKDPEDRYVLPSEKGFEESLLENLIRRYTTIIGKEPKINTFRFEPLEVKEEVIRHYGGLLRGFLGKFRLVSDSDEILRFIYQYGIGVRTGQGFGYLEVENGEVRVSD, from the coding sequence ATGAGGTTTCTTGTTAAACTCAAAACAGTAGATAACGAACCTGCAAAGATTAGCCTTGACTACAGAAGCAGGTTTATATCCCTACTCAAAAGAGTGTTTGGGACTGAGGAATTTTCAAAAGATCACCCAAGACCGTACACCTTTGCGGTTTATCTGGGAAAAGAAGTAAAACTGGAAGGAGATGCCTTTGAAGGTGTAAAGACTATAAACTTCAGGTTCTCCACAGGAAACAGCATAACTGCGGTGAAGTTCTACAACGGTATACTCAAGTTAAAAAAGAAAAACTACAAACACAGCATAGGAAGTGGTAAATTCTCTATAGAGTGGATAAAAGAAGAAAAAGAAAGACCTATAGGTGAAGTATTTAAAGTGCTCTCACCTGTTGTGGTAGAACGCATGGGTTATAAAAATCCAAAAGACCCTGAAGATAGATACGTACTACCTTCTGAAAAAGGTTTTGAGGAATCTCTTCTTGAAAACCTAATAAGAAGATACACGACCATTATAGGTAAGGAGCCAAAAATCAACACTTTTAGATTTGAACCCTTAGAGGTTAAGGAAGAGGTTATAAGACACTACGGAGGATTACTTAGAGGTTTTCTTGGTAAGTTTCGTTTAGTGTCAGATTCTGATGAAATCCTCCGTTTTATATATCAGTATGGTATTGGGGTGAGAACAGGTCAAGGTTTTGGCTATCTGGAGGTGGAGAATGGAGAAGTTAGAGTTTCAGATTGA
- the cmr1 gene encoding type III-B CRISPR module RAMP protein Cmr1 yields MEKLEFQIEFITPAFIGGANPRESAELRPTSFVGLLRWWYRAILRHQVKSFKELYEKESELFGSQEKAGRVWIRIKGNVKGELKNCQTWRANNERDTDWGKVYLGYGNILYINFEREENRESYSQLYKLCGNKRGNFTVRAWLEKKQNANLQILVPKHLKEKVEALLFLFSQIGSIGSRNRRGWGSLYLKPLYESEYKNWNNWNKEEFKRVLQILGGVPPNMEIYKLNESYANPLEALEEIGRKYRTFRSRRSPDYRNVKDFLQTGTFKGHTVERAYFGLPLSFKFRSLNQKEAQLICKADRLSSPVRFRVVRLPDGKFTCLVVHFETKEDEMPEDFKILDKQNRKQISIAKPSSKIFKDFVNTHKLQREVP; encoded by the coding sequence ATGGAGAAGTTAGAGTTTCAGATTGAGTTTATAACGCCAGCCTTTATAGGGGGAGCGAACCCTCGTGAGAGTGCAGAGCTAAGACCCACAAGCTTTGTGGGATTATTAAGGTGGTGGTACAGAGCTATTCTAAGACACCAGGTAAAAAGTTTTAAAGAGCTATATGAAAAAGAAAGCGAACTCTTCGGAAGTCAAGAAAAGGCAGGAAGGGTGTGGATAAGGATAAAAGGGAACGTCAAGGGCGAGCTTAAAAACTGTCAAACTTGGAGAGCTAACAATGAAAGAGACACAGACTGGGGAAAAGTTTACTTGGGCTACGGTAATATTTTGTACATCAATTTTGAGAGAGAAGAGAATCGCGAAAGCTATTCTCAGCTTTATAAGTTATGTGGTAATAAAAGAGGAAATTTTACAGTCAGAGCTTGGCTTGAGAAAAAGCAAAATGCAAACCTTCAAATCCTTGTGCCAAAGCACCTTAAAGAAAAAGTGGAAGCCTTGCTTTTTCTCTTTTCCCAAATAGGGAGTATAGGAAGTAGAAATCGCAGGGGTTGGGGCAGTCTTTATCTTAAGCCTCTATACGAGAGCGAGTATAAAAATTGGAATAATTGGAATAAAGAAGAATTCAAGAGGGTTTTACAAATTTTAGGTGGTGTTCCGCCAAACATGGAAATCTATAAGCTTAATGAAAGTTATGCAAATCCGTTAGAAGCTTTAGAAGAAATTGGAAGGAAATATAGGACATTTAGAAGCAGAAGATCGCCCGATTATAGAAATGTGAAAGATTTTCTGCAAACTGGAACATTTAAAGGTCATACCGTTGAAAGAGCATACTTTGGTCTTCCTTTGAGCTTCAAATTTAGAAGCTTAAACCAAAAGGAGGCTCAGCTCATTTGCAAAGCTGATAGACTCTCAAGCCCAGTGAGGTTTAGGGTCGTAAGACTACCCGATGGTAAATTCACTTGCTTAGTGGTCCATTTTGAAACAAAAGAAGATGAAATGCCAGAAGACTTTAAGATTTTGGATAAGCAAAATAGAAAACAAATCAGTATAGCTAAACCATCAAGCAAGATATTTAAAGACTTTGTAAACACACATAAATTGCAAAGGGAGGTTCCTTGA
- the cas10 gene encoding type III-B CRISPR-associated protein Cas10/Cmr2, which yields MPKKLLIFSFSPVQGFISASRRPRDLFTGSYIISYLTERVIKDLGLKDKVIYPVIKEEGSHLANYPNKFIAVVEENMCDEVEGKFRDIWKGICEEVWKGLELKHAEDQFWKHVDNYFNPVCSCLEFLDKDSWEDILGVSENLEGEPYAFTYDLLERLLGAKKSWRPYRGIVDAHNFEGKYPNGCTMCGERLHLAIDWDRNNKKKFFKEKDARHIREGEKLCGVCLVKRFAVKYYFKNHFGKDLWHYPSTEEVAGINFKKKLRKFRDEIKEDYKKLVGKLQETPYIIKNPTIKTFEDLEELDAELFRKDGWEGLFKSLKDMFDEQKAEEIKGLLYELVKKLERKGVEHTNSYYAIMISDGDGIGEWLGIKSDIRRGPLREEFHRDFSKSLSEYAEEITQVKNPPKLTIYAGGDDTVAFLHPFDAVEYAKVCNEKFRDKLSRFAKEGRKPSISAGILITHAKMNLQKALDDARSLEKQAKGVKGKGAVCIGVLTRSGSLTSFVSKWEDLELYEEVLRAFMSKRIGSTIVYELRPLAEKFGEESREDIFFALIKRVLKRKVEKEYRDNLYSLIRCFYERSKTYTEDKPKEFAIRNLLHLFYVARFVGTLEDRDESV from the coding sequence ATGCCTAAAAAACTTCTCATCTTTTCTTTCTCTCCCGTTCAGGGATTCATATCTGCATCCAGAAGACCTAGAGACCTCTTTACGGGAAGCTACATCATCTCTTACTTAACCGAGAGAGTAATAAAAGATTTGGGTCTCAAAGACAAGGTGATTTATCCAGTGATAAAAGAGGAAGGTTCACACCTTGCTAACTATCCCAACAAGTTCATAGCGGTCGTTGAAGAAAACATGTGCGATGAGGTAGAAGGCAAATTCCGTGACATTTGGAAAGGTATATGTGAAGAAGTTTGGAAGGGACTGGAGCTAAAACACGCAGAAGACCAGTTTTGGAAGCATGTGGATAACTACTTTAATCCTGTATGCTCTTGCTTAGAGTTTTTAGATAAAGATAGCTGGGAGGACATTTTGGGAGTTTCTGAAAATTTAGAAGGAGAGCCTTACGCATTTACCTATGACCTTTTGGAAAGGCTTTTGGGAGCCAAAAAGTCTTGGAGACCTTATAGAGGAATTGTTGATGCTCACAATTTTGAAGGGAAATATCCAAACGGTTGCACTATGTGTGGCGAGCGCTTGCATCTTGCCATTGATTGGGATAGGAATAATAAAAAGAAGTTCTTTAAAGAAAAAGATGCAAGGCACATAAGAGAGGGCGAAAAGCTCTGTGGTGTGTGTTTGGTAAAGAGGTTTGCTGTTAAGTATTACTTTAAAAATCACTTTGGAAAAGACCTGTGGCACTATCCTTCTACCGAGGAAGTGGCAGGTATAAACTTTAAGAAAAAGTTAAGGAAGTTTAGGGATGAAATAAAAGAAGACTATAAAAAGTTAGTTGGAAAACTTCAAGAAACGCCTTACATCATAAAGAACCCAACAATCAAAACTTTTGAAGACTTAGAAGAGCTTGATGCGGAGCTTTTTAGAAAAGATGGCTGGGAAGGACTGTTCAAAAGTCTAAAAGACATGTTTGACGAGCAAAAAGCGGAGGAAATAAAGGGCTTACTTTACGAATTGGTGAAAAAACTCGAAAGAAAAGGTGTGGAACACACTAACTCGTATTACGCCATTATGATCTCCGATGGAGACGGCATAGGTGAGTGGTTGGGAATAAAAAGTGATATAAGGCGAGGACCTCTAAGGGAGGAGTTTCACAGAGACTTTTCAAAGAGCCTTTCCGAATACGCAGAGGAAATAACGCAAGTAAAAAACCCTCCAAAGTTAACCATATACGCAGGTGGGGACGATACGGTAGCTTTTCTTCATCCCTTTGATGCGGTGGAGTATGCAAAGGTATGCAACGAAAAGTTTAGAGATAAGCTAAGTAGGTTTGCAAAAGAAGGCAGAAAACCATCCATCAGCGCAGGTATTCTCATAACCCATGCCAAAATGAACTTACAAAAAGCGTTAGATGATGCAAGGTCTTTGGAAAAGCAAGCTAAAGGCGTAAAAGGTAAAGGTGCGGTTTGCATTGGCGTGCTAACAAGGTCAGGTAGTTTGACTTCCTTTGTTTCCAAGTGGGAAGACCTAGAACTTTACGAGGAGGTCTTAAGAGCCTTTATGTCCAAAAGGATAGGCTCCACTATTGTTTACGAGCTGAGACCTCTGGCAGAAAAGTTTGGCGAAGAAAGCAGAGAGGATATTTTCTTTGCGTTGATTAAAAGGGTACTCAAAAGAAAGGTGGAGAAAGAATACAGAGATAATCTTTACTCGCTCATAAGGTGTTTCTACGAAAGGTCAAAGACCTATACGGAAGATAAGCCAAAGGAGTTTGCAATAAGAAACCTGCTCCATCTTTTTTATGTGGCAAGGTTTGTGGGAACGCTGGAGGATAGAGATGAAAGCGTATAA
- a CDS encoding type III-B CRISPR module-associated Cmr3 family protein has product MKAYKVKAYNPVWFGGLRHMTMEEEHYMKSDVFPNIMRFFKFVKDSDRKGACYGVFLYDERKNTFLFPAPADIVGKRKTGGDWKVLTLRRLTLPTCKEEKLLPLIRGSLTAFETVEGYAITSKGLEAWMEASPDIELVKLKDLVKTEMKVGLKIDKDTKTAQESLLYFQERVRLKDGISFVFLANRKGSWSFLGGERNPAVVEEVKDLPELFSQRVQVKKGRYYKLYLLTHTYIEEAKEGKEIKLRGIEGKMELKFELAWIFSRGSEFVSGYNKPALEMLKPGCVLVLKATTEGDFSSLCQVLVSEKLFNIDNLKRFNESGWNTGILTEGG; this is encoded by the coding sequence ATGAAAGCGTATAAGGTAAAAGCTTATAACCCTGTATGGTTTGGTGGTCTGAGGCACATGACCATGGAAGAGGAGCACTATATGAAAAGTGATGTTTTCCCAAACATTATGAGATTTTTCAAATTCGTCAAAGATTCCGATCGTAAAGGAGCCTGCTACGGTGTCTTTCTATACGACGAGAGAAAAAACACTTTCCTATTTCCTGCCCCTGCGGACATAGTAGGAAAGAGAAAAACGGGAGGGGATTGGAAGGTTTTAACTCTGAGAAGATTAACCTTACCCACCTGCAAAGAGGAAAAATTACTACCCCTAATAAGGGGAAGCCTAACTGCCTTTGAAACAGTGGAAGGATACGCTATAACTTCCAAAGGTTTAGAAGCGTGGATGGAAGCCTCTCCTGACATTGAGCTTGTAAAGCTCAAAGACCTTGTAAAAACCGAAATGAAGGTGGGTCTTAAGATAGATAAGGACACAAAGACTGCACAGGAGAGCCTGCTGTACTTTCAAGAGAGGGTAAGGTTGAAAGATGGCATAAGCTTTGTGTTTTTGGCAAACAGAAAGGGAAGCTGGTCTTTCTTGGGAGGGGAGAGAAACCCTGCGGTAGTTGAGGAGGTAAAAGACCTTCCAGAACTATTTTCACAAAGAGTGCAAGTCAAAAAAGGCAGGTATTACAAGCTCTACTTACTTACACACACTTACATAGAAGAAGCAAAGGAAGGAAAAGAGATCAAGCTCAGAGGTATAGAGGGCAAGATGGAGCTAAAATTTGAGCTTGCGTGGATCTTTTCAAGAGGAAGTGAGTTCGTATCTGGATATAACAAACCTGCCTTGGAGATGTTAAAGCCCGGTTGTGTGCTTGTGTTAAAAGCTACTACTGAAGGTGATTTTAGTAGTCTGTGTCAAGTTTTGGTCAGTGAAAAACTTTTTAACATTGACAATTTAAAACGCTTCAACGAGTCTGGTTGGAATACGGGAATTTTAACTGAGGGAGGTTAA
- the cmr4 gene encoding type III-B CRISPR module RAMP protein Cmr4 yields MSKTYLIRTLTPLHVGTGTGLGYVDLPIYREAHTDFPSIPASAIKGVLRTYEIRKLARDLKLPAKDVEKRVETCEEKERDESVLRLAKLFGNQNWEGSLVIRDARILFFPVKSLKGVFALITCPYVIKRFKEDTGKELFQGSLEISNAEECTVVKNSRAVMEDKEEKLVVLEEFTLRVIREVGLEVPKLDEERKRRIVLVSDELFTHMVKTYTEIQTHIKVSVETGTVERGALWTEEYVPSEAVFYFMIDGDYTIPEKTLQIGGNTTSGKGIVEVVEL; encoded by the coding sequence ATGAGTAAGACTTACCTTATCAGAACCCTTACACCGCTACATGTGGGTACAGGGACAGGCTTAGGGTATGTGGACCTACCCATCTACAGAGAAGCGCACACGGACTTTCCGAGCATTCCTGCCTCTGCTATAAAAGGCGTCCTCAGAACCTATGAGATTAGAAAGCTCGCAAGGGATTTAAAACTGCCTGCAAAAGATGTAGAAAAAAGAGTAGAGACTTGTGAGGAGAAGGAACGAGATGAGAGTGTTCTTAGATTGGCAAAACTTTTCGGAAACCAAAATTGGGAAGGCTCACTGGTGATAAGAGATGCGAGGATTCTTTTCTTCCCAGTTAAGTCCCTTAAAGGTGTGTTTGCCTTGATAACCTGCCCTTATGTGATAAAGAGGTTTAAGGAAGATACTGGGAAGGAGCTGTTTCAAGGGAGCTTAGAGATCTCTAATGCGGAGGAATGCACTGTTGTTAAAAACTCAAGGGCTGTGATGGAGGATAAGGAAGAAAAACTCGTAGTGCTTGAAGAGTTTACTCTAAGGGTCATAAGGGAAGTTGGTCTGGAAGTTCCCAAGTTGGATGAGGAAAGAAAAAGAAGGATTGTTTTAGTTAGCGACGAGCTTTTTACTCACATGGTGAAAACTTACACGGAGATACAGACCCACATAAAGGTAAGCGTAGAGACAGGAACCGTTGAAAGGGGAGCTCTTTGGACCGAAGAGTACGTACCTTCTGAGGCGGTGTTCTACTTCATGATTGACGGAGATTATACCATTCCTGAAAAAACACTTCAGATAGGTGGGAACACTACATCAGGAAAAGGCATTGTGGAGGTGGTGGAGCTATGA
- the cmr5 gene encoding type III-B CRISPR module-associated protein Cmr5 gives MRSKEQERVSIAYEFVESVKNKEIEEKYASLVKKLPAMIVHNGLLATLAFLKAKSNNGKENEHSLLLKHILEYLKKANHLKDSKYDSFIQLVNTESFTTERYLHITREVLNFAVWLKRIAEGELKDDEQV, from the coding sequence ATGAGAAGTAAAGAGCAGGAAAGGGTGAGCATAGCTTACGAATTTGTAGAATCCGTTAAAAACAAGGAAATAGAAGAAAAGTACGCAAGCCTCGTGAAAAAACTGCCTGCTATGATAGTCCATAATGGGCTATTGGCTACGCTCGCTTTCCTAAAGGCTAAGTCAAACAACGGGAAAGAAAACGAGCACTCACTCCTTCTTAAACATATACTTGAATACTTAAAAAAGGCTAATCACCTAAAAGATAGTAAATACGATAGCTTTATACAGCTTGTAAATACCGAAAGTTTCACAACAGAGAGGTACTTACACATCACAAGAGAAGTACTCAATTTTGCGGTATGGCTCAAAAGAATAGCAGAAGGGGAGCTCAAAGATGATGAACAGGTTTAA
- the cmr6 gene encoding type III-B CRISPR module RAMP protein Cmr6, which yields MMNRFKNLLEKEKWSNFSLGFYKLIAVYELDKKKSILETLKDNVDWYSVKEACNMFETTMEQAKSGFETKTLRAKTGYRFITGMGYPSPVENGMLLHHIYGIPYIHGESVKGLVRHVFCEKIAYKEEENYDEFLKALKNLIQKLEEETYEDEKVLKEYTLLFGTKKREGAIVFFDAYPQEIRKDNFVIDIMNPHYVKYYAEKGKEPPADWYNPTPIFFLALEDIEFVFTIGYDPLRLGKEEGDKLIEKAVSYLRKGLEMYGMGAKKRKGYGWFNVSER from the coding sequence ATGATGAACAGGTTTAAAAACTTGCTGGAAAAAGAGAAGTGGTCTAACTTTTCTTTGGGTTTTTATAAGCTTATAGCGGTTTATGAATTAGATAAGAAGAAGTCTATTTTGGAAACATTAAAGGACAATGTTGACTGGTATTCAGTAAAAGAAGCCTGCAACATGTTTGAAACCACTATGGAGCAAGCGAAAAGTGGTTTTGAAACAAAGACGCTCAGAGCAAAAACGGGCTACCGCTTTATAACGGGAATGGGTTATCCCTCACCTGTGGAAAACGGCATGCTTTTGCATCACATTTACGGTATCCCTTACATTCACGGCGAATCTGTAAAGGGTCTTGTGAGGCATGTGTTTTGTGAGAAGATAGCCTACAAGGAAGAAGAAAACTATGACGAGTTTTTAAAGGCGCTAAAAAACCTTATCCAAAAGCTTGAAGAGGAGACATACGAAGATGAGAAGGTCCTCAAAGAATACACTCTTCTGTTTGGAACTAAAAAAAGGGAGGGAGCGATAGTTTTCTTTGATGCGTACCCACAAGAAATCAGAAAAGATAACTTCGTAATAGACATTATGAACCCTCACTATGTGAAATATTACGCAGAAAAGGGGAAGGAACCACCCGCAGATTGGTACAACCCTACACCCATATTCTTCCTTGCCCTTGAAGATATAGAATTTGTGTTCACAATAGGCTACGACCCTCTTAGGTTGGGAAAGGAGGAAGGTGATAAGCTGATTGAAAAGGCTGTATCTTACCTAAGGAAAGGGCTTGAGATGTATGGCATGGGTGCAAAGAAAAGAAAAGGTTATGGGTGGTTTAATGTGTCAGAAAGGTAG
- the cas7i gene encoding type I-B CRISPR-associated protein Cas7/Cst2/DevR, whose product MAGLTLTIITSKATSLNYGETVGNVSILKKLSLGDSSQITFVSDKALKYDMKRKGRDEKGWKLLDEKLKEYIEGNIKDDKLDVDQFGKALIKDYQEFDLFGGLFTNLKTERKVKLSYGDSVKRVCPAKVTYAFSISKFSGDMNFINNIDAYNRYIKHIEDKQDQAIANSEEHTSHYLYTLTVDLDRVGVWEKEDGSKEEVLTKEEKAKRVQDLLDIIMTLDRQIRGRWENLSPVFVVGGVFTAKHPFFMDCVDAKEVEGRLWINVQRLKECVELVPEQEKVVLGVLSGTFLNEEELKSAFTVKTLRETFDELKRQVREYYGVS is encoded by the coding sequence ATGGCTGGGCTCACTTTGACCATTATAACCTCAAAGGCAACAAGTCTTAACTACGGAGAGACCGTAGGGAATGTTTCCATACTCAAAAAGCTATCTCTTGGAGACAGCTCTCAGATAACCTTTGTATCAGACAAGGCTCTAAAGTACGACATGAAAAGAAAAGGAAGGGATGAGAAAGGTTGGAAGTTGCTTGATGAAAAACTAAAGGAGTACATAGAGGGAAACATAAAGGACGATAAACTTGATGTTGACCAATTTGGGAAAGCACTTATTAAAGACTACCAGGAGTTTGACCTTTTTGGAGGGCTCTTTACAAACTTAAAAACAGAGAGGAAGGTAAAACTAAGCTACGGAGACAGCGTAAAGAGAGTATGTCCTGCGAAGGTCACTTACGCCTTTTCCATATCCAAGTTTTCAGGAGACATGAATTTCATAAACAACATAGATGCATACAATAGGTACATCAAGCACATAGAGGACAAGCAGGACCAAGCGATAGCTAACAGCGAGGAACACACTTCTCACTACCTTTACACTCTCACCGTTGACTTAGACAGAGTAGGTGTATGGGAAAAGGAAGACGGCTCAAAAGAAGAGGTTCTTACTAAGGAAGAGAAGGCAAAGAGAGTCCAAGACCTTTTAGACATCATCATGACCTTAGACAGACAGATAAGGGGCAGGTGGGAAAATCTTTCGCCTGTTTTTGTGGTGGGAGGAGTGTTTACTGCCAAGCATCCCTTCTTTATGGACTGTGTGGATGCTAAGGAGGTAGAAGGCAGGCTATGGATAAATGTTCAAAGACTAAAGGAGTGCGTGGAGCTTGTGCCTGAGCAAGAAAAGGTTGTGTTAGGAGTGCTTTCGGGAACTTTCCTCAATGAGGAAGAGCTAAAAAGCGCATTCACCGTTAAAACCCTGAGGGAAACCTTTGATGAGCTAAAAAGACAGGTGAGAGAGTACTATGGAGTGTCTTAA
- the cas5b gene encoding type I-B CRISPR-associated protein Cas5b produces MECLKFELFSPCTTFKTPFSLKGIETYPLPTYSTIVGLLYTALGEKWKGEEFLISVQGTYETVFRDYIRLRKYNRKDEELEVLPLEVPRLYKMYCVIHTVGSSLEKFKKALESPSLYLSFGGGEYPLLVKNPRLLGAEEKYWEGELRYNAYVPKSRKSSLYGEGIYFRIPSFYQVIDGERVWKWEEVYYFQKGTTFEGKLWVDEEGDVLWL; encoded by the coding sequence ATGGAGTGTCTTAAGTTTGAACTTTTCTCACCTTGCACTACCTTTAAGACCCCCTTCTCTCTGAAAGGTATAGAGACCTACCCTCTTCCTACTTACTCCACTATCGTAGGTCTTCTTTATACCGCTCTTGGCGAAAAGTGGAAAGGAGAAGAATTTCTCATATCGGTACAGGGAACTTACGAAACGGTGTTTAGAGACTACATAAGGCTGAGGAAGTACAACAGGAAGGATGAAGAGTTAGAAGTTCTGCCTTTGGAAGTGCCAAGGCTTTATAAAATGTACTGCGTAATCCACACAGTAGGATCGTCCTTAGAGAAGTTCAAAAAAGCACTGGAAAGTCCCTCCCTTTACCTGTCCTTTGGAGGGGGTGAGTATCCTCTGTTGGTAAAGAACCCTCGCTTACTTGGGGCAGAAGAAAAGTATTGGGAAGGAGAGCTACGCTATAATGCTTATGTTCCCAAAAGCAGGAAATCCTCTCTATACGGTGAGGGAATATACTTTCGCATACCTTCCTTTTACCAAGTTATAGACGGTGAGAGAGTGTGGAAGTGGGAGGAAGTCTATTACTTCCAAAAGGGAACCACCTTTGAGGGCAAACTGTGGGTTGATGAAGAGGGGGATGTACTATGGTTGTGA